From a single Brassica oleracea var. oleracea cultivar TO1000 chromosome C5, BOL, whole genome shotgun sequence genomic region:
- the LOC106293078 gene encoding uncharacterized protein At5g39865 yields MGCVSSNLLNQSDDFSQLAGCHHHFVQLTSSTYGLLNLDPPPPPSSSVISAPATPMTPPERFTFVGKEPITVKSEPEVINFWELMSGLDADTCRFSPLPVKRNVSSGGVNKENSDPNWKNPGNQSNNDDVLKPLDPKFAEEPEKLCPPGDGGDNRVVIYTTSLRGVRRTFDACNAVRAAIESFGVVICERDISMDRGFREELTSLMSGEAVLPPRVFVKGRYIGGVDEVMNLVEEGMLRDLLSGIPRRKDRGGGCYGCGGLSFLPCSECNGSRKVVEGWGSDVVVVRCNKCNENGLVLCPICS; encoded by the coding sequence ATGGGTTGCGTTTCCTCCAACCTCCTGAATCAAAGCGATGACTTCTCTCAACTCGCCGGCTGCCACCACCACTTCGTCCAGCTTACTTCCTCCACTTACGGCCTTCTCAATCTCGACCCTCCGCCTCCTCCTTCCTCCTCCGTTATCTCCGCACCAGCTACACCCATGACTCCGCCTGAGAGATTCACCTTCGTCGGTAAGGAGCCAATAACCGTCAAGTCAGAGCCGGAGGTTATTAACTTCTGGGAGCTAATGTCCGGTCTCGACGCCGATACTTGCCGGTTCTCTCCTCTTCCGGTGAAACGCAATGTCTCCTCCGGCGGAGTGAACAAAGAGAACTCGGATCCTAATTGGAAAAACCCTGGAAATCAATCCAACAACGACGACGTTCTGAAACCGCTAGATCCGAAATTTGCGGAGGAACCGGAGAAGCTGTGTCCTCCCGGCGACGGCGGAGATAACCGCGTTGTGATCTACACAACGTCGTTGCGCGGCGTACGGAGGACATTCGATGCTTGTAACGCCGTGAGAGCTGCGATAGAGAGCTTCGGTGTAGTAATCTGCGAGAGAGACATTTCCATGGACAGAGGGTTTAGAGAAGAGCTCACGAGTCTTATGTCCGGAGAGGCTGTGCTGCCGCCTAGGGTTTTTGTGAAGGGGAGGTATATTGGTGGAGTGGATGAGGTGATGAATTTGGTGGAAGAAGGTATGCTCCGAGATTTGCTCAGTGGGATTCCGAGGAGGAAAGATCGAGGCGGCGGTTGCTACGGTTGCGGTGGTTTAAGCTTCTTGCCGTGTTCTGAGTGTAATGGCAGCCGCAAAGTGGTGGAAGGATGGGGAAGCGACGTTGTAGTGGTGAGATGTAATAAGTGTAACGAGAATGGTCTTGTTCTTTGTCCGATTTGCAGCTAA